The Tripterygium wilfordii isolate XIE 37 chromosome 18, ASM1340144v1, whole genome shotgun sequence nucleotide sequence tttgttgggttttgtgCCAACGAGATTCGGTTTACGTCTTTGACTCCTGAACCTTTAACAATGTCCGCCAGTACTACCACCGCCTTTCCTGGCGGTGCTTCCACTCTTGCCTCTTCCTTAGCCAAGAGGAGTCTCAGTAACAATGCTGTTTTCTTCTCTCGCAATTACAATAGCAGTAGCAGCACCTGCCGCTGCTCAATAGGTGATAAGGAGTCAATAAAGGGGTTGCCTTATCGGGCATGGATGGTGACCCGCCCCGCGTGGTTCCACACGGTCGCTGCTGTAGCGGCAGCAGCGGATGGGTCTAGTGAGTGTCAAAAGGGCTTGGGGAGTGGGAGCGGTGACGATGCAGAAGAGGGCATAATGGTCGAGAAGGAAGCTGAGGAGAAGCCGGTGAAGTTGAATAGGCGGCAGAGGGGTTCGGGTAGCGGAGGAATGGCAGCCAATGTGGATTTGTTGACAATACCAGGTGTGGGACCCAGGAATTTGAGGAAGCTGGTTGAGAAGGGAATTGGTGAAGTCGCTCAGCTAAAGCAGTTGTATAAAGATAAGGTATTTGGCTTCGTATTTTTTGTCTGTTGATTAGAGTGTTTctgtttgaattttattttgtcttttattttgttggtgTGGAAACTGTGTTCTGCCAAACGCATTTTATCTTTTATGAAATCCGCTTTAAGAATAATGATGATAGTGCTAATGGACTGCGGAGtttgttaggtgaagaagcgACCCGGAACTGGGTTGCCTTTTAAAAAAGGCTGTTTTCTAatgtatttttttcattttttgattgTAATTGGATGGGGAATTTATTGCTGCTATTTGTCTAAATTTCACATATATAACAACCGATATTTTTTGATATTGAGGTGAATTTTCTGCATTTTTTATGGCCAACTGTTTGATAAGCCGATGGGGATGAAGTAAATAGGctgttcttattttttgtttgttgttgttcTAACTTTCAAATTTTAGATTTTAATAATTTGTTGAGATGATAATATAAGTCTTTCATATGAACAAGATTACGTTTAATTATTTGGTATGGTCTATTTCAGTTGCATGCTGTCTGACATTTCCATGCCGTGTTTATGCAGTTCTTTGGGAAGTCTAGTCAGAAGATGGTAGAGTATCTACAAAGTTCTGTAGGAATTATTCACAGAAACCATGCTGAAAGTATAACAACGTTCATAAAAGAAAGTGTTGACGGGGAGTTAGAGGACTCAAACTCAGATGTGAAGCAAGCCCCGAAAAAACGACTAACTTTCTGTGTCGAGGGAAATATTAGTGTTGGGAAAACAACGTTCCTTCAGAGAATAGCCGATGAAACACTTGAGTTACGCgatcttgttgaagtggttccTGAACCAATCAATAAGTGGCAGGATATTGGACCTGACCACTTCAACATTTTGGATGCCTTTTATGCTGAGCCAGAAAGGTATGCCTATACCTTCCAGAATTATGTCTTTGTCACCAGAGTTATGCAGGAAAGAGAATCATCTGGTGGAATTAAGCCCCTCAGGTTGATGGAGAGAAGCGTTTTTAGTGACAGGATGGTAAGCATCTCAACGTCTTCTAGTTTGTCTTATACATGTATAATTAGgtcatctttctttttcaatcaTAAAGTTTGCACCTTCCACTGTGCTTATTATTCTCAAGCCAACATAATTATGATACTCTGGGCATAAAGAAGAACGAAAAAGAGACTTAATAAAGGATCTGGATCTTCACTAATGTTGATTGTGAAGTTTCTTTTCTCACTTGGTTCATCTCATGCACAAGGACAAAGAACGTGATTAATTAGTTTCATGGCTGATGCATTTTATCTCTGATAATTAAAAAGGTCTTTGTTCGTGCTGTTCATGAAGCAAATTGGATGAATGAGATGGAGATCAGCATTTATGACTCTTGGTTTGATCCAGTTGTATCGTGCTTGCCTGGGCTTATTCCTGATGGTTTCATCTATCTTCGAGCGAGTCCTGATACTTGCCATAAGAGAATGAAGCTACGTAAGAGAGCAGAAGAGGGTGGTGTCAGCCTTGAATATCTCCGTGACTTGCATGAAAAGCACGAGAGCTGGCTTTTCCCATTCCAAAGTGGAAATCACGGTGTATTATCTGTCAATAAGCTACCCTTGCATATGGACAGCTCTTTACATCCTGATATAAGAGACCGTGTTTTTTATTTGGAGGGTGATCATATGCATTCAAGTATTCAAAAGGTACTCTTTctactttatttttattttaagttctTAATTACATCAAAAGCTTATTGTTCTCTTGCTATTGGCAGGTTCCCGCTTTAGTTC carries:
- the LOC119983533 gene encoding uncharacterized protein LOC119983533, with the protein product MQKLLSRSPSGPLLCTHANRSLSLPTLFVGFCANEIRFTSLTPEPLTMSASTTTAFPGGASTLASSLAKRSLSNNAVFFSRNYNSSSSTCRCSIGDKESIKGLPYRAWMVTRPAWFHTVAAVAAAADGSSECQKGLGSGSGDDAEEGIMVEKEAEEKPVKLNRRQRGSGSGGMAANVDLLTIPGVGPRNLRKLVEKGIGEVAQLKQLYKDKFFGKSSQKMVEYLQSSVGIIHRNHAESITTFIKESVDGELEDSNSDVKQAPKKRLTFCVEGNISVGKTTFLQRIADETLELRDLVEVVPEPINKWQDIGPDHFNILDAFYAEPERYAYTFQNYVFVTRVMQERESSGGIKPLRLMERSVFSDRMVFVRAVHEANWMNEMEISIYDSWFDPVVSCLPGLIPDGFIYLRASPDTCHKRMKLRKRAEEGGVSLEYLRDLHEKHESWLFPFQSGNHGVLSVNKLPLHMDSSLHPDIRDRVFYLEGDHMHSSIQKVPALVLDCEPNIDFSKDIEAKREYARQVAEFFEFVKKKNEDSSTPAGEQHPTGIERQVLLPSKGGFWVPDGKHFPESALKSLDFRRAMSIMSGQ